The DNA sequence ATTGTTTTGCTTTCCAACCGGTACGAAAGTCAGCTGTGCGCGATTGAAATGCACGCAAGTTTGATTATTGTGTGTCAGGGGGCTAAGGTCGGCAAGACCATTGTCAAGCTCGCCGATGAAAACGACGTTGCCATTATGAGTGTGCCGATGGATACATATGCGGCGGCAAAACTGATTAGCCAGTGCGCGCCTATTTCCTATTATATGACAACGAAAGATATTAAAAAGTTTACGCTGGTCACGCCGGTAGACGACGTGACACGCGTAATGGCAAAAGTGCGTCACCGCTATTTCCCTATTCTGGACGAAGACGGAAAATACTGCGGCATGCTCAGCCGCCGCAATATTATCAATCTGCGCAAGCCGCGGGTTATTTTGGTAGACCATAATGAGGCAATGCAGGCAGTAGAAGGCTACGACAAAGCGGAGATTCTGGAAATTATTGACCACCACCGCATTGGCAGCATTGAAACCAGCGGACCGGTCTATTTCCGCAATCAGCCGGTCGGTTGCACGGCTACCATTGTTTCGCAGATGTATGACGAACAAAATGTAGAGATTACGCCGAAGACAGCGGGTATTCTGCTGGCGGCCATTCTTTCGGATACGCTCGTTTTCCGCAGTCCGACCTGCACACCGCAGGATAAAAAAGCGGCGGAGCGTTTGGCAAAAACGGCCGGTGTGGACGTGGAGTCCTTCTCAGAAGAGATGTTCGAGGCCGGCGAAAAGCTGGACGGAAAGACCACTGAAGAAGTGTTCCTGCAGGACTTCAAGGTATTTATGTGCGGCGATATTCGCTTCGGCGTGGCACAGGGTAACTACATGACAGACAGCAACCTGCGGGCGGCACAGGCGCTTTTGACACCGTATCTGCCGGAAGCCCTGCAAAAGCAGAGTTTAGAGGATTTGTACGTGCTGCTGACAGATGTGCCGGAAGAGGCCAGCACCGTTTTGTGTGCCGGACACCATGCGGCTGATATGCTGACAGCCGGCTTCGGTGTGAAGCCGGAAAAGGACGGCACTACCGTGTTGGCTGGCGTTGT is a window from the Caproicibacterium lactatifermentans genome containing:
- a CDS encoding putative manganese-dependent inorganic diphosphatase — its product is MPKTTHKVVVIGHKNPDTDSICSAIAYAELKNKTSNLVYEACRAGELNQETAFVLDKFDVRPPRMVTDINPKVRDVDYREVPGFSGNTSLRRAWQVMRDQKIDTLPIVDSDRELLGLITVKDIATANMDIFDRTVLAKSHTTYHNILETLDGTMLVGNENAVVDRGRILLGAANPETMESLMEPGDIVLLSNRYESQLCAIEMHASLIIVCQGAKVGKTIVKLADENDVAIMSVPMDTYAAAKLISQCAPISYYMTTKDIKKFTLVTPVDDVTRVMAKVRHRYFPILDEDGKYCGMLSRRNIINLRKPRVILVDHNEAMQAVEGYDKAEILEIIDHHRIGSIETSGPVYFRNQPVGCTATIVSQMYDEQNVEITPKTAGILLAAILSDTLVFRSPTCTPQDKKAAERLAKTAGVDVESFSEEMFEAGEKLDGKTTEEVFLQDFKVFMCGDIRFGVAQGNYMTDSNLRAAQALLTPYLPEALQKQSLEDLYVLLTDVPEEASTVLCAGHHAADMLTAGFGVKPEKDGTTVLAGVVSRKKQFIPKIMGAYQEL